A single Camelus bactrianus isolate YW-2024 breed Bactrian camel chromosome 1, ASM4877302v1, whole genome shotgun sequence DNA region contains:
- the LOC141578987 gene encoding uncharacterized protein LOC141578987 isoform X4 — MSVTSLSLPHLLLQIEQDPGGSTKPVPSAILCVMSCDPVDAQHISEPTGVREEMGTSHYCGGCTLSDALRFGEGFTTAEARCQPPAEETDCLRYMKGEDTYYPHGAQVGLGVCCLYSRWARVALGIPVPEFLQYSRCLFPNLQNWNDVNHPAVHSMVHPRLELIGSMSISEGTYLKRNGFPDSEGQRKHQPGLEKENSISEPVLGDLTEITLVAQASDREHVPSCSQPQTSTDASYTGKDPGLGGRWPPEIRQMLDSSQGRLLLP, encoded by the exons atgtctgtgacctcactctcgctgccccacctcttattacag attgaacaggatccagggggaagtaccaagcctgtcccatcggccatcctgtgtgtcatgtcctgtgacccagtggatgctcagcacataagtgaaccaacaggagtgagggaagagatgggaacatctcattattgtggtggctgcactctgtccgatgccttgagatttggggaagggtttacaactgcggaggcgagatgtcag cctccagctgaagaaacagattgccttaggtacatgaaaggtgaggacacctactatccccatggagcccaggtggggctgggagtctgctgtttgtacagccggtgggctcgtgttgctttgggcatccctgtgcctgaattcctgcagtactctcggtg cctgtttcctaatctgcaaaactggaatgatgttaaccatcccgcag tgcattccatggtgcatcctcgcctagaattgattGGAAGCatgtccatctcagaagggacatacctgaagagaaatggctttccagactctgaagggcagagaaagcaccagcctgggttagagaaag agaacagcatctctgagcccgtcctgggtgacctcacagagatcaccctagtggcccaggctagtgaccgggaacatgtaccttcctgcagccaaccccagacgtccactgatgcatcatatactggcaaagat cctg
- the LOC141578987 gene encoding uncharacterized protein LOC141578987 isoform X5 translates to MSVTSLSLPHLLLQIEQDPGGSTKPVPSAILCVMSCDPVDAQHISEPTGVREEMGTSHYCGGCTLSDALRFGEGFTTAEARCQPPAEETDCLRYMKGEDTYYPHGAQVGLGVCCLYSRWARVALGIPVPEFLQYSRCLFPNLQNWNDVNHPAVHSMVHPRLELIGSMSISEGTYLKRNGFPDSEGQRKHQPGLEKENSISEPVLGDLTEITLVAQASDREHVPSCSQPQTSTDASYTGKDPGLGGRWPPEIRQMLDSR, encoded by the exons atgtctgtgacctcactctcgctgccccacctcttattacag attgaacaggatccagggggaagtaccaagcctgtcccatcggccatcctgtgtgtcatgtcctgtgacccagtggatgctcagcacataagtgaaccaacaggagtgagggaagagatgggaacatctcattattgtggtggctgcactctgtccgatgccttgagatttggggaagggtttacaactgcggaggcgagatgtcag cctccagctgaagaaacagattgccttaggtacatgaaaggtgaggacacctactatccccatggagcccaggtggggctgggagtctgctgtttgtacagccggtgggctcgtgttgctttgggcatccctgtgcctgaattcctgcagtactctcggtg cctgtttcctaatctgcaaaactggaatgatgttaaccatcccgcag tgcattccatggtgcatcctcgcctagaattgattGGAAGCatgtccatctcagaagggacatacctgaagagaaatggctttccagactctgaagggcagagaaagcaccagcctgggttagagaaag agaacagcatctctgagcccgtcctgggtgacctcacagagatcaccctagtggcccaggctagtgaccgggaacatgtaccttcctgcagccaaccccagacgtccactgatgcatcatatactggcaaagat cctg